In Taeniopygia guttata chromosome Z, bTaeGut7.mat, whole genome shotgun sequence, one genomic interval encodes:
- the AGGF1 gene encoding angiogenic factor with G patch and FHA domains 1 isoform X1: MMQLEPYDPLPAQTARHHQARLGGGGAPPSGGAAHAHLVPDGAATPRAAPPAPAPGAGAAAGVRPAPAPPFPAHAHCRARHFRLLPAPPLVPFPRPAGRRPARDSSRRAAAAPDGRHGHGRGRRARPRGRCGAGGGRALSCGAGAGGRPAMASPPGAESRVDPGEQEEVAALRAELGACRAQLERARRRLRRTQRLYRRERESGEALRRQVEELTKEIRNGKEKDTSSVEVQTEDCAAWSQADYYYYENYYSHIDTQDCASELPVQHSHGSEGTEHNSTEELDAGVNIPLRKDSTKAIEGGEEENFIQNSQETEETSVPEVPEGSLAESLRAAAEAAVSQTGFIYDENTGLYYDHSTGFYYNSENQLYYDPATGIYYYCDVESGRYQFHSRVDLQSYQASGTKHTKDKKGKKKRKEAEWIAADEYKDLDTEEQKSSNSLNCFSTTEQVSSTEEDESLNVRKKTKMDKKTLNSLTAKESISADGINSHLHKSTPDTAAYTDDSKTADTESEPEEGEITDSECETYSEEELTSEETGDSEYSENEDEEKIWPPCIRVIVIRSPVLQTGSLYIITAVKPATIGREKDVGHTLQIPEVGVSKFHAEVYFDHDLQNYVLVDQGSQNGTVVNGNQILQPKTKCDPYILEHGDEVKIGETVLSFHIHPGGDTCDGCEPGQVRAHLRLDKKKESSVCPALSKEERELVRRKALKQIRVKYGLQNTEYEDNKAVKNPKYKDRAGKRRETVGSEGIFQRDDSSASVHIEISNSNKGHKMLEKMGWKKGEGLGKDGGGMKDPIQLEVHQKHAGLGTRRPASIEDVQLVQSKNKKNWDKARERFAENFQDPKSQRDTAKSTLWVRGTVD; encoded by the exons ATGATGCAGCTCGAACCCTATGACCCACTGCCAGCGCAAACTGCCCGGCACCACCAAGCCAGGTTAGGTGGCGGCGGAGCCCCGCCTTCGGGGGGTGCTGCTCACGCTCACCTCGTTCCCGACGGTGCCGCCACACCACGAGCAGCACCGCCCGCCCCAGCCCCCGGCGCCGGTGCCGCTGCCGGCGtccgccccgctcccgccccgccctTTCCTGCGCACGCGCACTGCCGCGCGCGCCACTTCCGGCTGCTTCCGGCCCCCCCACTGGTCCCCTTTCCGCGCCCCGCGGGACGGAGGCCCGCGCGGGACAGCTCTCGGCGTGCTGCGGCGGCGCCCGACGGGCGCCATGGCCACGGCCGGGGCCGTCGGGCGCGGCCGCGCGGGCGCTGCGGGGCGGGCGGAGGGCGGGCGCTGAGCTGCGGcgcgggggcgggcgggcggccggcCATGGCCTCCCCGCCGGGCGCCGAGAGCCGGGTGGACCCGGGCGAGCAGGAGGAGGTGGCGGCGTTGCGGGCAGAGCTGGGCGCGTGCCGCGCGCAGCTGGagcgggcgcggcggcggctgcggcgcACCCAGCGGCTGTACCGCCGAGAGCGGGAGAGCGGCGAGGCGCTCAGGAGGCAG gtaGAAGAACTCACTAAAGAAATCCGTAATGGAAAGGAGAAAGATACGTCTAGTGTAGAAGTACAGACAGAGGACTGTGCTGCATGGTCACAAGCAG ATTATTACTACTATGAAAATTATTACAGTCACATTGATACTCAAGATTGTGCATCTGAACTACCAGTGCAGCACAGTCACGGGAGTGAAGGCACTGAGCATAATTCCACAGAGGAATTGGATGCAGGTGTTAATATTCCGCTGAGGAAGGATAGCACCAAAGCTATTGAAGgtggagaagaggaaaatttCATCCAGAATTCACAG GAGACAGAAGAAACTTCAGTACCAGAAGTACCAGAAGGTTCTCTGGCAGAGAGTttgagagctgctgcagaggctgctgTTTCACAAACTGGATTTATATATGATGAAAATACAGGACTGTATTACGACCATAGCACTGGATTCTACTACAATTCA GAAAACCAACTGTATTATGACCCAGCAACTGGAATTTATTACTACTGTGATGTGGAAAGCGGCCGATACCAGTTTCATTCACGAGTGGATCTGCAGTCTTACCAGGCCTCTGGTACTAAGCACACCAAggataaaaaggggaaaaagaagagaaaagaagccGAGTGGATTGCTGCAGATGAGTATAAG GATTTGGACACAGAAGAGCAGAAATCATCTAACAGTCTGAATTGCTTTTCCACCACCGAGCAAGTAAGTTCTACTGAAGAAGATGAGTCTCTAAATGTAAGAAAGAAGActaaaatggacaaaaaaacaCTGAACAGTCTAACAGCCAAAGAATCCATTTCTGCAGATGGTATAAATTCACATTTGCACAAAAGTACACCAGACACTGCAGCATATACAGATGACAGTAAAACAGCAGACACAGAGAGTGAACCAGAAGAAGGGGAAATTACAGATTCTGAGTGTGAAACCTACAGTGAGGAGGAATTAACAAGTGAAGAAACTGGTGATTCAGAATACTCAGAAAATGAAG ATGAAGAAAAGATCTGGCCTCCTTGTATCAGAGTAATTGTAATAAGATCACCAGTTCTGCAGACTGGGTCACTTTATATTATCACTGCTGTGAAACCTGCTACAATTGGAAG AGAAAAAGATGTTGGACACACACTTCAGATTCCTGAAGTTGGAGTCAGTAAG TTTCACGCTGAAGTGTATTTTGACCACGATTTGCAAAATTATGTTCTTGTGGATCAAGGCAGTCAGAATGGAACAGTTGTTAATGGAAATCAGATTCTCCAG CCTAAAACAAAGTGTGATCCCTACATTCTGGAGCATGGAGATGAGGTGAAGATTGGTGAAACTGTGCTTTCTTTTCATATTCACCCCGGTGGTGATACTTGTGATGGATGTGAACCAGGACAAGTTAGAGCACATCTTCGCCTAGACAAGAAAAAAGAGTCTTCTG tttgTCCAGCACTTAGCAAAGAAGAGAGAGAGCTAGTCAGAAGAAAAGCATTAAAACAAATACGGGTAAAATACGGTTTACAG AACACAGAATATGAAGACAACAAGGCAGTGAAAAATCCAAAGTACAAAGACAGAGCAGGAAAACGCAGAGAGACCGTTGGAAGTGAAGGAATCTTCCAGAGAGATGACAGTTCAGCTTCTGTTCATAT TGAAATCAGCAATAGCAACAAAGGACATAAAATGTTGGAGAAGATGGGATGGAAGAAGGGGGAAGGTCTGGGAAAGGATGGTGGTGGCATGAAGGATCCG ATCCAACTGGAAGTACATCAGAAGCATGCAGGTTTAGGTACTAGGAGACCAGCCTCAATTGAAGATGTTCAGCTTGTCCAGAGCAAGAATAAAAAGAACTGGGATAAAGCAAGAGAGAGGTTTGCTGAAAACTTCCAAGACCCTAAATCACAAAGGGATACAGCTAAGAGTACACTTTGGGTTAGAGGGACTGTAGACTGA
- the AGGF1 gene encoding angiogenic factor with G patch and FHA domains 1 isoform X2 — protein sequence MMQLEPYDPLPAQTARHHQARLGGGGAPPSGGAAHAHLVPDGAATPRAAPPAPAPGAGAAAGVRPAPAPPFPAHAHCRARHFRLLPAPPLVPFPRPAGRRPARDSSRRAAAAPDGRHGHGRGRRARPRGRCGAGGGRALSCGAGAGGRPAMASPPGAESRVDPGEQEEVAALRAELGACRAQLERARRRLRRTQRLYRRERESGEALRRQVEELTKEIRNGKEKDTSSVEVQTEDCAAWSQADYYYYENYYSHIDTQDCASELPVQHSHGSEGTEHNSTEELDAGVNIPLRKDSTKAIEGGEEENFIQNSQETEETSVPEVPEGSLAESLRAAAEAAVSQTGFIYDENTGLYYDHSTGFYYNSENQLYYDPATGIYYYCDVESGRYQFHSRVDLQSYQASGTKHTKDKKGKKKRKEAEWIAADEYKVRQLTETMTNLKISSVGLAASDEEKIWPPCIRVIVIRSPVLQTGSLYIITAVKPATIGREKDVGHTLQIPEVGVSKFHAEVYFDHDLQNYVLVDQGSQNGTVVNGNQILQPKTKCDPYILEHGDEVKIGETVLSFHIHPGGDTCDGCEPGQVRAHLRLDKKKESSVCPALSKEERELVRRKALKQIRVKYGLQNTEYEDNKAVKNPKYKDRAGKRRETVGSEGIFQRDDSSASVHIEISNSNKGHKMLEKMGWKKGEGLGKDGGGMKDPIQLEVHQKHAGLGTRRPASIEDVQLVQSKNKKNWDKARERFAENFQDPKSQRDTAKSTLWVRGTVD from the exons ATGATGCAGCTCGAACCCTATGACCCACTGCCAGCGCAAACTGCCCGGCACCACCAAGCCAGGTTAGGTGGCGGCGGAGCCCCGCCTTCGGGGGGTGCTGCTCACGCTCACCTCGTTCCCGACGGTGCCGCCACACCACGAGCAGCACCGCCCGCCCCAGCCCCCGGCGCCGGTGCCGCTGCCGGCGtccgccccgctcccgccccgccctTTCCTGCGCACGCGCACTGCCGCGCGCGCCACTTCCGGCTGCTTCCGGCCCCCCCACTGGTCCCCTTTCCGCGCCCCGCGGGACGGAGGCCCGCGCGGGACAGCTCTCGGCGTGCTGCGGCGGCGCCCGACGGGCGCCATGGCCACGGCCGGGGCCGTCGGGCGCGGCCGCGCGGGCGCTGCGGGGCGGGCGGAGGGCGGGCGCTGAGCTGCGGcgcgggggcgggcgggcggccggcCATGGCCTCCCCGCCGGGCGCCGAGAGCCGGGTGGACCCGGGCGAGCAGGAGGAGGTGGCGGCGTTGCGGGCAGAGCTGGGCGCGTGCCGCGCGCAGCTGGagcgggcgcggcggcggctgcggcgcACCCAGCGGCTGTACCGCCGAGAGCGGGAGAGCGGCGAGGCGCTCAGGAGGCAG gtaGAAGAACTCACTAAAGAAATCCGTAATGGAAAGGAGAAAGATACGTCTAGTGTAGAAGTACAGACAGAGGACTGTGCTGCATGGTCACAAGCAG ATTATTACTACTATGAAAATTATTACAGTCACATTGATACTCAAGATTGTGCATCTGAACTACCAGTGCAGCACAGTCACGGGAGTGAAGGCACTGAGCATAATTCCACAGAGGAATTGGATGCAGGTGTTAATATTCCGCTGAGGAAGGATAGCACCAAAGCTATTGAAGgtggagaagaggaaaatttCATCCAGAATTCACAG GAGACAGAAGAAACTTCAGTACCAGAAGTACCAGAAGGTTCTCTGGCAGAGAGTttgagagctgctgcagaggctgctgTTTCACAAACTGGATTTATATATGATGAAAATACAGGACTGTATTACGACCATAGCACTGGATTCTACTACAATTCA GAAAACCAACTGTATTATGACCCAGCAACTGGAATTTATTACTACTGTGATGTGGAAAGCGGCCGATACCAGTTTCATTCACGAGTGGATCTGCAGTCTTACCAGGCCTCTGGTACTAAGCACACCAAggataaaaaggggaaaaagaagagaaaagaagccGAGTGGATTGCTGCAGATGAGTATAAG GTACGTCAGTTGACAGAAACCATGACTAATCTGAAGATTTCTTCTGTTGGATTGGCAGCTTCTG ATGAAGAAAAGATCTGGCCTCCTTGTATCAGAGTAATTGTAATAAGATCACCAGTTCTGCAGACTGGGTCACTTTATATTATCACTGCTGTGAAACCTGCTACAATTGGAAG AGAAAAAGATGTTGGACACACACTTCAGATTCCTGAAGTTGGAGTCAGTAAG TTTCACGCTGAAGTGTATTTTGACCACGATTTGCAAAATTATGTTCTTGTGGATCAAGGCAGTCAGAATGGAACAGTTGTTAATGGAAATCAGATTCTCCAG CCTAAAACAAAGTGTGATCCCTACATTCTGGAGCATGGAGATGAGGTGAAGATTGGTGAAACTGTGCTTTCTTTTCATATTCACCCCGGTGGTGATACTTGTGATGGATGTGAACCAGGACAAGTTAGAGCACATCTTCGCCTAGACAAGAAAAAAGAGTCTTCTG tttgTCCAGCACTTAGCAAAGAAGAGAGAGAGCTAGTCAGAAGAAAAGCATTAAAACAAATACGGGTAAAATACGGTTTACAG AACACAGAATATGAAGACAACAAGGCAGTGAAAAATCCAAAGTACAAAGACAGAGCAGGAAAACGCAGAGAGACCGTTGGAAGTGAAGGAATCTTCCAGAGAGATGACAGTTCAGCTTCTGTTCATAT TGAAATCAGCAATAGCAACAAAGGACATAAAATGTTGGAGAAGATGGGATGGAAGAAGGGGGAAGGTCTGGGAAAGGATGGTGGTGGCATGAAGGATCCG ATCCAACTGGAAGTACATCAGAAGCATGCAGGTTTAGGTACTAGGAGACCAGCCTCAATTGAAGATGTTCAGCTTGTCCAGAGCAAGAATAAAAAGAACTGGGATAAAGCAAGAGAGAGGTTTGCTGAAAACTTCCAAGACCCTAAATCACAAAGGGATACAGCTAAGAGTACACTTTGGGTTAGAGGGACTGTAGACTGA